The stretch of DNA TTTGTACTGGCGATCGCCACTCGCTTACCCTTCCAAAGTCAAATCCTCTATGAACACGATAGCGTTAACTTTGCTTGGGCAATGGAAGAGTTCGATCTCGAACGCCATCAACCCCATGCTCCCGGTACGTTTATTGTCCTAATTTTATCGGCTCGGTTGCTTAACTTCTGGTTGCAAGATGCCAATCAAAGTTTAGTGATGGTGAATATTATTGCCATGGCGATCGCCACATGTGCCATTTATGTTTTAGGAAACCTATGGTTTAATCGCACGGTAGGATGGATCGCGGCTTTCCTGATGCTATCGAGTCCCCTAATTTGGTTTTATAGCGAAGTGGGATTATCCTACACCCTAGAACTGGCTTGGGTGATTCTGATTGCGATCGCGTGTCATCATAGCCGTAAGGGCAATATGCGCGCTCTGCTGATTTCCGCTCTACTGTTAGGATTATCGGGGGGTATTCGCCCCAATACCCCCATTTTCCCCCCCTCTGGAGTGTGGCTGCGGGTTTGGGATGGCGAGAGAAAAGTTATCGAACAACAGATATTATCTTAGCCTTGGGTGCAGGGGCGATCGGGGTTTCACTCTGGGGTATTCCCCTACTCATTCTCTCTGGTGGTTTTGATGCCTATGTGAGCGCCATCCAAATTTGGTTAGACGGCCATCTCAAAGATAGCGATAGCCTTCAAGAAATTATCTCCAATGCCCGGTTATGGCTCTATACCCTGGTCATGACTCTAGGATTTGTTACTATACCTCTACTGAGGTTTGCGATCGCTCGTTGTTCCTCCATTCCTCCCCTTCCCATCCGCGACTGGCGAACTCAAGCCATCCTACTGTGGAGCTTTCCTAGCGTCCTCTATCTCACCTTCGTCCACTTCCAACGTCAAGGCCATAGTTATACCGTCATACCCGTAGTTATTCTACTGACAGCTCTAGCTCTAGATCGCTATTTACAACAAAACCATTCTCGCTCTCCCCAAAGCCTCAAAATTTGGATCATCAGTTTTATCCTCTGCAATAGCCTACTCTTTATCTGGGGCCCAAGCCAATGGCGCACCTGGGCAAAAATCCAGGACTATGACCAATTTGTAGAAGTGCGACGCGATACTATTTACGAAAACTTTCCCGCCTCAAGTACCACGGTTCTTTCTAGTGGTCATTATGCACGATTAGTGTCCTATTATTTTCGCGACTATTTCTCTGCGACTTTGGGAATGATACTTACTGATGATTTTGCTCTGCTCGATCCGAGAGTGAATACTTTAGTCCTCTTTGATTCTAGGATTTTAGGGAATCTATCACCGGACATTGAGGTGCAAGAACTTTCTCTACCCCAGGGCGATCGCCTGCGGTATATTCAATGGCAACCGTCCCAGGAAGTCAAGGTCAGTAACCAGAGCCTGATTATAAAATAAAGTCAGACGCAAGGAATAAGGAGTCAGAAGTTGGTGATTGCGACTGAAAAATTAACGTTTGCCGAATATCTCCAGTATGACGATGGGACAAATACTCGCTATGAATTGGTTGAGGGTGAATTAATTGCGATGAGTTTAGGGACTGGGAAGCATGGAGCGATCGCTGAATTTATTAATGATTGCTTTAAGGCAGAAGTTTCCCGACAGAGACTTCTTTGGACATCTAAAGATATGAGAATTGGAGTTCGTTCTCCCCGTGGAGGAAGATGGGAGACTTCACGCATTCCGGATGTAACGCTCTTACCCCTAGAACAGTGGGAAGATTTAGCTAACCGAGAAGCGGTGATTGAATTAGATGAATCTCCCCCTATTTTGGTCGTAGAAGTCGTCAGTCCTTCAACTCAAACAACTGACTATCGCCATAAACGCTCAGAATATGCAGTATTAGGAATTCAGGAATATTGGGTTGTCGATCCTATTGGAGAAAAGGTGACGATCTTAACCTTGGTTTCTGGCTTTTATGATGAAGCTGTATTTCAACGAGAAGAGAAGATTGAGTCCAGGGTTTTTCCTGAGTTAAGGTTCACGGCTAATCAAATTTTATCAGCACGCTAAATGCCCTTAACCAAAACTGAGGTTACGCCAACGAGGACAAGTTAAGGTAGAGCGATCGCCTCCAGGAAATTTTAGGACGAAACAGAAGGCGATCTTTCCCCCTTCACCCGAAACTCTTTACAAAATTTCATATTAAGACAAGAGGCAAGTATCCCCTACAATCTTTGCCTGACAATCACTTTAGAGAATTTTGATAACTGAGCAGCTCTGGAAAAATATGAATTTTTATTACAAAATTTCTAATTTTGCATAAAACCACCCCTCCAAAACCTGAGAACCCTATAGAAGCCTTCGTTGCTTCTGCTCAATTATCGATTGTGCATTGCTGAGGATGAACTCATGTCTTTAATCAACTGGTTTGACAAACCATCGTCCAAAACCACCAAACTCCAGAACTCTCAAACCTCCATTCTTGAATCTATTCTTAGTGGCAACAGTTGAGACACCAGCAAAAAGCCACTACCAACATATATACACGATGACAAATAATGCCTCGCGATCGCCCCCTCTCCCTACTTCCACTCTCTCTACCCTCACCCATGGTGCAATGTCAATCACCTTTTTCACTGTTCACATCTACCATCTACCCTTCAGAGGAATAGCACTCATGTCTATGTTAAACAATTGCTTCAAAGCTTTCTCATTTGTGGGAATTTTCTCCATCTTTAACATGGCTTTTCCTGCTGTGGCTGCCAATTATATTGAGATTCCCTTAGTTAATCAAAACCTCCCAGTGTCTGTTGCTGACCTCAAACGTTTTGCTGAAACTGGAAATAAAGATGACTTGTCAGAAGAGTTTTATTCCTTCCTGAATTCTTATTATAATTACAAATCCGATGTCAATTCGTATTACGAGGATCGTGGCTTAAAATTTCCAGATTTTTTGAGCCATTTCCAACAGCAGTTAAACCGCCCAATTCCTACCGATACGAACTCCACCATTGATTCGATCGAGCAAAAGTTGCTACAATTGATTTTGCCCTATGTTGAACCTAGCAATTGGAATGTTTTTTCCAGGATTATAGACCACAGGTTTCCAGACAAAAAACTCATTACTTTTCTTGAAAACTTTCCTAGAGATACAATCACTGAAGATAACTTTTTTTTCAGTTTTAAATCTTATAATGCTCCAAAGCCAAAACCAATTGACTTGACAACTTGGAAACAAGAAGGGGCACCATCATCTGGAGTTTGGGCGGTCTCTGCTGATGGCAGCTCGGTTATTCAAACTATCAATGGAAGGCCAACCTTCTTTGTCAGTCCAGAGGAGTTTATCAATACAACTGTCACGGGTAAATTTAGGGTTGAAGACAGAATTGATAACGATTTCATTGGATTCGTTTTTGGTTACCAGTCACCCATTGCTGCAAACGACGATCCAGTTAATGACTTTAAATTTCTGCTCTTTGATTGGACTAGATTGGGTTCCATTGGAGAGCATGGACATGAAGGTTTTGCTTTGACTGAAGTCAAGGGTAAATTTAGCGATTATACTTCTGGTTTCTGGTACCACCAAGAAAGTGCTGAGTTCGATATTCTTACTACTGACTATAGCTTGGGGAAAGGTTGGACACCTTATACTGAGTATGATTTTAGCTTACAATATGAAACCGATCGCATCAAAATCCATATTGATGGAGTAGAAATTTTCGATCTCAGTGGAGACTTTGAAGCGGGTCGTTTCGGGTTCTACAACTATTCACAGAGTTATGTTCGCTATTCAGGATTTGCTTCTCAGCCTGTGCCTGAACCTGCTGCGATCGGTGGTATTGCCATGCTGGGTTTGATTGGCTTAGGAAAAATGGCTTCGCGCAAACGGAAAGGTGCTTAGATTTGTCGATTTGTAGGTTGGGTTCCCTTCCTACAAATTTGTATTTATTAATAAGTCAAAATAT from Roseofilum reptotaenium CS-1145 encodes:
- a CDS encoding Uma2 family endonuclease, which codes for MVIATEKLTFAEYLQYDDGTNTRYELVEGELIAMSLGTGKHGAIAEFINDCFKAEVSRQRLLWTSKDMRIGVRSPRGGRWETSRIPDVTLLPLEQWEDLANREAVIELDESPPILVVEVVSPSTQTTDYRHKRSEYAVLGIQEYWVVDPIGEKVTILTLVSGFYDEAVFQREEKIESRVFPELRFTANQILSAR
- a CDS encoding glycosyltransferase family 39 protein produces the protein MARFLQYRWPLLVLFVLAIATRLPFQSQILYEHDSVNFAWAMEEFDLERHQPHAPGTFIVLILSARLLNFWLQDANQSLVMVNIIAMAIATCAIYVLGNLWFNRTVGWIAAFLMLSSPLIWFYSEVGLSYTLELAWVILIAIACHHSRKGNMRALLISALLLGLSGGIRPNTPIFPPSGVWLRVWDGERKVIEQQILS